A window from Methanobacterium formicicum DSM 3637 encodes these proteins:
- a CDS encoding signal recognition particle protein Srp19 has translation MKDETKTIIWPAYIDSTKSKSEGRKIPKKQAVNSPKLREITQAAKKLRLNPSVEKYKSYPPSWWEGSGRIIIDRNMSKQEVLIKLSNLINGSRKDK, from the coding sequence ATGAAAGATGAAACTAAAACAATCATCTGGCCTGCTTATATTGATTCTACAAAGAGTAAATCTGAAGGAAGAAAAATCCCGAAAAAACAGGCTGTAAACTCACCAAAACTACGTGAAATTACTCAGGCAGCTAAAAAACTGAGATTAAATCCTTCTGTTGAGAAGTACAAATCTTACCCCCCATCATGGTGGGAAGGATCAGGAAGGATAATAATTGATAGGAACATGAGCAAACAGGAAGTTCTCATTAAACTGAGCAACCTCATTAATGGTTCCAGAAAAGATAAATAG
- a CDS encoding uroporphyrinogen-III synthase codes for MNGFKGKVIGITRPVERSQAAVDIVQKNGGIPLVVPTLELEAFASKSLMDLCNRAGELDWLIFTSPASLESLFKYCEGFREKLNPQCQVAVIGPRTERVLNDYGIKADVVPEDYTAEGLLEEFQKIDLNRKKVGVPRTFKARDVLPEGLKKMGATVYLAEAYKSTKPHDTSRVQLLVDEIIQGKVDAVTFTSPLTVTNLFEMAGDKRIELIDSFKEGKVLAAAIGPITQKPLEELEIPSIAPPKYTVKDMLMQLKEEMSD; via the coding sequence ATGAATGGATTTAAAGGTAAAGTTATTGGAATAACCAGACCAGTGGAACGTTCCCAAGCGGCAGTAGACATAGTTCAGAAAAATGGTGGAATTCCTTTGGTGGTTCCCACCCTTGAACTGGAGGCGTTTGCCAGCAAATCTTTGATGGATCTCTGCAATCGGGCTGGTGAACTGGACTGGCTAATATTCACATCTCCTGCATCACTGGAATCATTGTTTAAATACTGTGAAGGTTTTAGGGAAAAACTCAATCCTCAATGTCAGGTGGCGGTTATTGGACCCCGCACAGAGCGAGTTTTGAATGATTATGGAATTAAAGCTGATGTGGTACCTGAGGATTACACTGCTGAAGGTCTTCTGGAGGAATTCCAAAAAATAGATCTTAATCGGAAAAAAGTAGGAGTTCCCCGTACATTTAAAGCAAGAGATGTGCTTCCTGAAGGTTTAAAGAAGATGGGTGCTACTGTTTATCTGGCAGAGGCCTACAAATCCACCAAACCCCACGATACCAGTAGGGTTCAGTTGCTGGTTGATGAAATAATCCAGGGAAAAGTGGATGCAGTTACCTTTACCAGCCCCCTCACTGTCACCAATCTCTTTGAAATGGCTGGAGATAAAAGAATAGAGTTAATAGATTCTTTTAAAGAAGGGAAAGTTTTAGCGGCAGCTATTGGCCCTATTACTCAGAAACCTCTGGAAGAATTGGAAATACCATCCATCGCACCACCCAAGTACACTGTGAAAGACATGTTAATGCAGTTAAAGGAAGAAATGAGTGATTAA